CGTGCTGGCCTCGGGCCATCATCTGTTGCCGGAATCCAGCCTGACCCTGGTGTGGACTCCCACCTGGGTGGCCACCAGGCGGGCGGTGGGCGCCTTCCATGCCAAGGTCATCCGCGTCGACAAGGAGGGAGCCCCACCCCTGGAGGGCGCCTATGCCTATGCCGGCGCCGCTCCCATCGAGTCGCTGACCATGGACCGCTTCGTCGCCACCCAGGCGGCCCACGAATTGAAGGATCTGTTCTACGGCCGGCACAAGGTCGGGCTGACCGTGCCGTTCCACTGGATGAGTCTGGCGCCGCGCTGGCGCGACTGCATCCGCATTCCGTTCGAAAGCTGCCCGGCCCAGGCGCTGCGCAAGCATCTGAAGATCGAGATATTCGGCCTGTCGCCCGCCATTCCCCCCCATGTGATCAACCGCCTGTTCCAGCCGCTGGAAAAGCTGGACTGCACCTTGATGGCCCGCCTGCCCCTGTCGGCGCCGGGCATGGTCAAGGCGCTGAAGGGGGTGAAGGCCATCGGCATCGATCTGGCCCAACTGACGCCGGAGGAGAAGGTGGGGGACGTGGAATTGCTGGAGCGCATGGAGCGCTTCCGCGACACAGCCCACAAGTCGGGCATGGCCTGCTATGTCTGGGGTATTCGCCGCCGCCCGCTGATCACCCAGGTGATCAAGGCCGGCTTCTCGCTGGTCAACGGACCGGGCGTCATGTGCGACCTGGCCCACCCAAGGCCGGCGGCCGAGGGGTGAGTGGCGGATGAGAAAATCCCATAACCGTCATGGCCGGGCTTGTCCCGGCCATCCACGCGGTCACGCCAGCAGGTCGTAGAGGTCAGCCCAAGATGGGTTCAAATCCAAAATAAGCCGCACTTTCCACGCTCGGGGCCAATGCTTCAAATTTTTCTCCCGCTGAATCGCGGTCCGAATATCCTCGTACCTCTCGACGTATACCAACCGCTTCAGGCCATATCGCTTGGTAAAACCGTCAACCACCCCCTCGCGATGCTCCCAGATTCGGCGAGGAAGATCGCTGGTCACGCCGACATAGAGCGTCCCATTTGGCCGGTTGGTCAAAATGTAAGTCCATCCACCATGCATCCCGACATTGTGCCCGTGCCTTACACCAGCGACAATCTTGACGTGAAATAGCCCCGGAGCCGTGCGCTATGGATGGCAAGACTCGCCGTATTCTAAGGACCATTGCCAAGTCGGCCGAATTGCCGCTCGACGAGGCACTTAGGCTTGCTCGCCCGTTCTATGGGAACCACTTGGACCAATATCCGCTGGCACTCCTGATTGAGGAGGGCTATGTCGGCATTTCGGTCACAACGCCACCACCTCCCGGAGCGGAGGAGATGCGTGAGCTATTTTTGGCGATCACACTGCACATGTGGTCTCAACCGCCAGATGGAAATGGAGAAATCCACTACCAAGGCATTGTATCTTCTGGGGGCATGAAATTCGCAGATGAGAAGGTATTTATCAAAGCGAAGGGAGGGCTTTACCTTGATGAAATGAGGCAGAAACGGTTAGACCGGCTCTACTCGTTTCTCGCTGGCCTATTGACCGGCACCGCCGTCGCAATCTTCTCGGCCTGGGGGCGCAGCCAATTGCACCTGCCTTGACCCAGGGGCGTGGATGCCCGGCACAAGGCCGGGCATGACGCTATAAAAGGGAAGCCCCCTATTCCATCACGATACGCGGGCCCTTGCGGCTGCTCTGCAGCACCTGGACCTTGTCCCAGATCTTGGCGGCGATATCCATGTAGGCCTTGGCGTGCGGAGAGTTGGGCTTGGACATCACGATGGGCTCGCCCGCGTCGGCGGTCTGGCGGATGCTGATATCCAGTGGAATTTCACCCAGGAAATCGGCCGACAGGCGGGCCGCTTCCATCTTGGCGCCGCCGTGGCCGAAGATGTGAGCCTCGTCGCCGCATTTCGGGCAGATGTAATAGCTCATGTTCTCGATGATGCCGAGCACCGGCACATCCACCTTGCGGAACATGTTGAGGCCCTTGGTGGCGTCCAGCAGGGCGATGTCCTGGGGCGTGGAAACGATCACCGCGCCGGTCAACGGCACGCGCTGGGTCATGGTCAGCTGGGTGTCGCCGGTGCCCGGCGGCATGTCGATGATCATCACGTCCAACTCGCCCCAATGGACGTCGCGCAGCAATTGCTCCAGCGCGCCCATCACCATGGGGCCGCGCCAGATGATCGGCGAGTCCTCGGGGACCAGGAAGCCCATGGACATGCACTTAACGCCGTAATTCTCCATGGGCATCATGGTCTGGCCGTCGGGGCTGACCGGCTCGCCGGTGATGCCCAGCATGCGCGGCATGGAAGGCCCGAAGATGTCGGCGTCGAACAATCCGACCTTGAGCCCCATGCGCGACAGCGCCATGGCGATGTTGGTCGCCGTGGTCGACTTGCCGACGCCGCCCTTGCCCGAGGCGATGGCGACGATGGCCTTGACCTGGGGCAGCAGCGGCTTTTCCGCCTGATGGCCGCCGCCATGGCCGTGGCCGTGTCCGCCCTTGGGGCCGCCCTGGGTATTGCGCTCGGCAGTCAGCACCGCCGACACCGACAGCACGCCCGGCAGATCGTGAACCGCCTTCTCGGCGGCCTTGCGCAGCGGCTCCAGGTGGGGGCCGCGGCTGGCATCGACCTCGATGGCGAAGGCCACGTGGCCGTTCTTCACCGTCAGGCCCGACACCATGCCGAGGCTGACGATGTCCGCCTTGCGGTCGGGATCGTTGATCCGGCTCAGCGCCGCGATGATCTGCTGTTCGGTGACCTCGGCCATGCTGTCCTCTTCGCTGTAAAGACACACTAAATTAGTTGGGTATGCGCCGTCAAAACGCACAAGCGTCTTCTCATATAGGTCGCCCGACGCCGTTTGCAAAGCCGATTCCGGGCCATTGCCAATATTGAAAACCGGTAATGTGAACGGCGTCGCGTTGCGCGAGGCGGAATCCTGCCCTATGTTCCGGGGGACGTGGGCGGATTGCGCCGGCGCGACCGAGACATCGACGAAGGGACGATTCATGGCTTGGAATCCTCGTGGCGGCGGCGGCCCGTGGGGCGGTGGTGGTGGCGGCGGCGGTGGCCCGTGGGGCAACGGCGGCGGTAACCGTCCGGGCGGCGGCGGTAACGGCGGCGGCTTCGGCGGCGGCGGACCCGACATCGAGGACTTCATTCGCAAGGGCCAGGAAAAGCTGCGGCGCGCCATGCCCGGCGGTCCCGGCGGCCTGAACGGCACCCGCGGCATCATCGCCGTGGCGGCGCTGGCGGTGGCGGTTTGGGCTTTTTCCGGCATCTATAAGGTCAGCCCCGACGAACAGGGCGTGGTCATGCGCTTCGGCAAATGGGTGGATACCACCGAGCCGGGGCTGCACTACCGCCTGCCCTATCCCATCGAGACGGTGCTGCTGCCCAAGGTGACCAAGGTCAACCAGTTGCTGCTGGGCTCGCGCATCGGCAGCGACCTGCGCGGCGGCGGACGGGCCACCGACGAGAGCCGTATGCTGACCGGCGACGAGAACATCGTCGAGGCCGAGGCGGCGGTGTTCTGGCGCATCAAGGACGCCGGCAAGTACCTGTTCGCCGTGCGCGATCCCGAACTGACCGTCAAGGTGGCGGCCGAAAGCGCGCTCCGCGAGGTAATCGGCCGCAATCCCATCCAGGCGGCGCTGTCGGACAAGCGCGAGCTGATCGCCATCCAGACCCAGGAAGAGCTGCAGCGCCTGCTCGACGCCTATGGCGCCGGCATTCATATCCAGCAGGTCCAGTTGCAGAAGGTCGATCCGCCCGCTGCGGTCATCGACGCCTTCAACGACGTGCAGCGCGCCCGCGCCGACCAGGAGCGCGCCCGCAACGAGGCCGAGGCCTATCGCAACGACATCATTCCCAGGGCGCGCGGCGAGGCCGAGCGCCTGACCCAGGAGGCCCAGGCCTACCGCGAGCAGGTGGTGGATCTGGCTCAGGGCGACGCCAAGCGCTTCCTGGCGCTCTACGGCTCTTACAAGCAGGCCGAGGACGTCACCGCGCGGCGTCTCTATATCGAAACCATGGAGGAAATCCTGAAGGGAGCCACCAAGGTGATCATCGATCCCTCGGCCAAGGGACTGGTGCCCTATCTGCCGCTGCCTGAACTGAAGAAGCAGGCGGGAGGCGCCAAATGAGCCGCTCCATGCTGATTTCCGCCATCGCCGCCGTGATCGCCCTGATCGTGGGGTCGTCGTCCCTGTTCATCGTCAATCAGGCCGAGCAGGCGCTGGTGCTGCGCTTCGGCGCCCACCGCGCCACCATCAAGGAGCCCGGCCTGCACGCCAAGATTCCCTTCATCGAGGACGTGGTCCGCTATGACCTGCGCCTCCTCGCCCTCGATCCGCCGGACGAGCAGATCATCCTGGGCGACCAGAAGCGCATCGTGGTCGACACCTTCACCCGCTACCGCATCGCCGACCCGCTGAAGTTCTATCAGGCGGTGCGCACCGAGGTACAGGCCCGCGCCCAGATGACCCAGATCGTCTCGTCGGCCATGCGCCGGGTAATGGGTCAGGTGATGCTGCCCTCCATCCTGTCGGATGAACGCGCCCGCATCATGGAGCAGATTCAGCAGGAGGTGGCCGAGCGGTCGCTCCGCGAACTGGGCATTCAGGTGGTGGATGTGCGGCTGCGCCGCGCCGACCTGCCGGAAGAGACCAGCCAGTCCATCTACGACCGCATGAAGTCCGAGCGCGAGCGCCAGGCCAAGGAGGCCCG
Above is a genomic segment from Magnetospirillum sp. 15-1 containing:
- a CDS encoding GIY-YIG nuclease family protein, translated to MHGGWTYILTNRPNGTLYVGVTSDLPRRIWEHREGVVDGFTKRYGLKRLVYVERYEDIRTAIQREKNLKHWPRAWKVRLILDLNPSWADLYDLLA
- a CDS encoding Mrp/NBP35 family ATP-binding protein, which gives rise to MAEVTEQQIIAALSRINDPDRKADIVSLGMVSGLTVKNGHVAFAIEVDASRGPHLEPLRKAAEKAVHDLPGVLSVSAVLTAERNTQGGPKGGHGHGHGGGHQAEKPLLPQVKAIVAIASGKGGVGKSTTATNIAMALSRMGLKVGLFDADIFGPSMPRMLGITGEPVSPDGQTMMPMENYGVKCMSMGFLVPEDSPIIWRGPMVMGALEQLLRDVHWGELDVMIIDMPPGTGDTQLTMTQRVPLTGAVIVSTPQDIALLDATKGLNMFRKVDVPVLGIIENMSYYICPKCGDEAHIFGHGGAKMEAARLSADFLGEIPLDISIRQTADAGEPIVMSKPNSPHAKAYMDIAAKIWDKVQVLQSSRKGPRIVME
- the hflK gene encoding FtsH protease activity modulator HflK gives rise to the protein MAWNPRGGGGPWGGGGGGGGGPWGNGGGNRPGGGGNGGGFGGGGPDIEDFIRKGQEKLRRAMPGGPGGLNGTRGIIAVAALAVAVWAFSGIYKVSPDEQGVVMRFGKWVDTTEPGLHYRLPYPIETVLLPKVTKVNQLLLGSRIGSDLRGGGRATDESRMLTGDENIVEAEAAVFWRIKDAGKYLFAVRDPELTVKVAAESALREVIGRNPIQAALSDKRELIAIQTQEELQRLLDAYGAGIHIQQVQLQKVDPPAAVIDAFNDVQRARADQERARNEAEAYRNDIIPRARGEAERLTQEAQAYREQVVDLAQGDAKRFLALYGSYKQAEDVTARRLYIETMEEILKGATKVIIDPSAKGLVPYLPLPELKKQAGGAK
- the hflC gene encoding protease modulator HflC; this translates as MSRSMLISAIAAVIALIVGSSSLFIVNQAEQALVLRFGAHRATIKEPGLHAKIPFIEDVVRYDLRLLALDPPDEQIILGDQKRIVVDTFTRYRIADPLKFYQAVRTEVQARAQMTQIVSSAMRRVMGQVMLPSILSDERARIMEQIQQEVAERSLRELGIQVVDVRLRRADLPEETSQSIYDRMKSERERQAKEARAQGYEWSQQIRARADRERTVLLAEAQRQAQIERGQGDAEANRIFAEAFGKDPQFFTLYRSLQAYRAALGDGSTTLVLSPDNEFLKAFGNGPGRRGQ